The Phycisphaerales bacterium sequence AGCCCGAGCTCCTCGCCGTACTCGGCCTCTCCGCCGCCGCCGGCGGCCCCGGCGTCAACGGCATGCCGATCATCTGCAACGGCTTCAAGGACGACGAGTTCATCGAGACCGTCCTCCTCGCCACCAAGCTCGGCCGCAACATCATCCCCGTCGTCGAAAAGTTCTCCGAGCTCGAGCTCGTCGTCAAGCACGCCCAGAAGTACAACGTCCGCCCCAAGATCGGCCTCCGCGTGAAGCTCAGCAGCCGCGGCGCCGGCCGCTGGGAAGGCTCCGCCGGCGTCCGCTCCAAGTTCGGCCTGTTCGTGTCCGAGGTCCTCCAGGCAGTGGAGTACCTCAAGAAGCACGGCATGCTCGACTGCCTCAACCTCCTGCACTGCCACGTCGGCAGCCAGCTCTACGACATCCGCGTTCTCAAGAACGCCGTCAACGAGCTCACCCACGTCTACACCGAGCTCCACCGCCTGGGCGCCGGCCTCACCATGCTCGACATCGGCGGCGGCATGGGCGTTGACTACGACGGCAGCCAGTCCGCCTGGCACTCCTCCATCAACTACACCGTCTCCGAGTACGCCGCCGACGTCGTCTACCGCATCAAGAGCGTCTGCGATGCCGCGGGCGTGCCCCACCCCATGATCATCTCCGAGTCGGGCCGCGCCATGGTCGCCTACTCCAGCGTCCTCATCGTGGACGTGCTGGGCACCAGCAAGTTCGAGTCCAACCCCGACATGGCCGCCATCGACGCCGCCATGAAGGCCGAAGTTGACCGCGGCGGCGAGGTCCCCCAGCCCGTCCTCGACCTCATCGAGGCCTACGGCAGCCTCACCGACCGCAACCTCCTCGAGGCCTACCACGACGCCACCCAGGCCCGCGACGAGGCCATGAGCCTCTTCTCCCTCGGCTACATGTCCCTCCCCATGCGCGCCGCCGCCGAGCAGATCTTCTGGGCCCTTGGCCACAAGCTCCTCGAAAAGGCCAGCAAGAAGGGCGAGCTCCCCGAGGAGTTTGAGAAC is a genomic window containing:
- the speA gene encoding biosynthetic arginine decarboxylase translates to MATVSTRSAFIHGKWSPDDSARLYGVPDWGKNLVSVNGAGHLVVQPTKEPSRQVDLLELVEGLRERGIHTPVLLRFNDILSSRLKEIRKAFDDVMTEQGYSGGYACVYPIKVNQQRHICEQIASMAVDLGFGLEAGSKPELLAVLGLSAAAGGPGVNGMPIICNGFKDDEFIETVLLATKLGRNIIPVVEKFSELELVVKHAQKYNVRPKIGLRVKLSSRGAGRWEGSAGVRSKFGLFVSEVLQAVEYLKKHGMLDCLNLLHCHVGSQLYDIRVLKNAVNELTHVYTELHRLGAGLTMLDIGGGMGVDYDGSQSAWHSSINYTVSEYAADVVYRIKSVCDAAGVPHPMIISESGRAMVAYSSVLIVDVLGTSKFESNPDMAAIDAAMKAEVDRGGEVPQPVLDLIEAYGSLTDRNLLEAYHDATQARDEAMSLFSLGYMSLPMRAAAEQIFWALGHKLLEKASKKGELPEEFENLPELLSDIYFCNFSLFQSMPDSWAIDQLFPICPIHRLNEEPTRRGILADITCDSDGKIDKFVDKRIDKKILELHEVKDLPGPGAGVEPYYLGVFLLGAYQEILGDLHNLLGDTHAVHISLDEQNGYTIDEVIEGDTVEEVLHYVQFDPEDLKRAMRLDVEAACRQSRLTLSEGKALLKFYDEGLEGYTYLEG